From Nicotiana tabacum cultivar K326 chromosome 22, ASM71507v2, whole genome shotgun sequence, one genomic window encodes:
- the LOC142176250 gene encoding uncharacterized protein LOC142176250 codes for MPTGKFPKWHILLNESDIVYMTQRAIKERALADHLAEKPVDKNYKPLTTYFFEEEEVLLAREDIAEYGDCGSECTTKNVKILSYLHCVKELCNKFIKIEFRHVPRIQNEFVDALAILSSMIQHPNKNFIDPIDIEMQGQHAYYFHIDEEPDIKQWYYNIKRFLETKEYPENATSGQNLALRRLENHVFLNGEVLYRRTSDLGLLRCVDVVKATRLLEEIHVGT; via the exons ATGCCTACTGGAAAGTTTCCTAAATGGCATATTCTTCTCAACGAGTCCGATATTGTGTACATGACACAGAGAGCTATCAAGGAACGAGCATTAGCTGACCATCTCGCAGAGAAACCAGTTGACAAGAACTACAAGCCGCTCACTACGTACTTtttcgaagaagaagaagtgttGCTCGCAAGGGAGGACATTGCAGAGTATGGAGATTGCGGCA GTGAATGTACTACCAAGAATGTCAAAATCCTTTCGTACTTGCACTGCGTGAAAGAGTTGTGCAACAAATTCATCAAGATCGAATTCagacatgttcccagaatccagaatgagtttgtcgacgCTCTTGCAATCTTGTCATCTATGATCCAGCATCCAAATAAAAATTTCATCGACCCTATTGATATAGAGATGCAGGGTCAGCATGCATACTATTTCCATATAGATGAAGAGCCAGACATTAAGCAGTGGTACTACAACATCAAAAGGTTCCTTGAAACAAAAGAGTATCCAGAGAATGCCACCAGTGGTCAGAATCTAGCACTCAGAAGGCTAGAAAATCATGTTTTTCTTAACGGGGaagtcctgtataggaggacATCAGACTTAGGTCTGCTAAGGTGTGTAGATGTCGTTAAAGCAACCAGATTACTAGAAGAAATACATGTAGGAACGTGA